In the genome of Thermosphaera aggregans DSM 11486, one region contains:
- a CDS encoding UPF0147 family protein, translated as MAKVPDNEVKLRNAIYLLMSIVNDTAVPRNIRRAATEALNQLRDEKLTPGVKAANAISLLDQVSQDPNMPLNTRTKIWQIIAILETIHD; from the coding sequence ATGGCGAAGGTGCCTGACAACGAGGTTAAGTTGAGGAATGCCATCTACCTTTTAATGAGTATTGTCAACGACACAGCAGTGCCTAGGAATATTAGAAGAGCGGCTACAGAGGCTTTAAACCAGTTGCGTGACGAGAAACTCACCCCGGGGGTTAAGGCTGCAAACGCGATCAGTCTTCTAGACCAGGTTAGTCAGGACCCTAACATGCCGTTGAACACTAGGACTAAGATCTGGCAGATCATAGCGATCCTTGAGACAATTCACGACTGA
- a CDS encoding UbiD family decarboxylase, with the protein MNPLILIREMARKAGKPVEKVGRVEKDYAVTKLASSNREKLILFELEGSEFTGYTNLVTTRNDIYAMFNASTDLEVYDRVVKALENPATLDTVEFDEHFEKRDYTLDSLPFIKYYKDDGSRYLTSSIYIICFEKICNASYHRTMYKSPMEAPIRVVPRHLHFLMKKYHERGVDAPVALVLGADPYFELAAAMTPPLGVFEASVAAAMSGYNKVVKTPLYKIPVPANASVIVEGVLTRELADEGPFTDILMLLDGKRPQPVFKPSGFYVNKHQTPLFHAIIPGLWEHQFLMGFPREPLIFQEVRKVAPGVVKVRLTEGGSGWLHVAISLKQSSPGEAKLAGLAAITAHPSVKHVFVVDEDIDVDNPLEIEWALATRLKGSEDIIILKDIRGSTLEPRSKEGIGDKVIFLAVKPFNEPWDKYRRVVIE; encoded by the coding sequence TTGAACCCTCTAATATTAATACGCGAAATGGCTCGTAAAGCTGGAAAGCCCGTTGAGAAAGTGGGTAGAGTTGAAAAAGATTACGCAGTCACTAAGTTAGCATCTTCCAATCGTGAAAAACTCATCTTGTTCGAACTCGAAGGGAGCGAGTTCACAGGCTACACAAACCTGGTGACTACAAGGAACGACATATACGCCATGTTCAATGCTAGTACGGATCTGGAAGTCTATGACAGGGTTGTTAAAGCACTGGAAAACCCTGCAACACTAGATACCGTGGAGTTCGACGAGCATTTTGAAAAAAGGGACTACACGCTTGATTCGCTACCATTTATAAAATACTATAAAGACGATGGTTCCCGCTACTTGACAAGCTCCATATACATTATTTGTTTCGAGAAGATATGCAATGCTAGCTATCATAGAACCATGTACAAGTCCCCCATGGAAGCCCCGATCAGAGTCGTCCCTAGACATCTCCACTTCTTGATGAAAAAATATCATGAAAGAGGAGTTGATGCCCCAGTAGCCCTGGTGCTAGGGGCTGACCCCTATTTCGAGTTGGCCGCAGCCATGACTCCCCCGTTAGGCGTTTTCGAAGCATCCGTGGCAGCAGCGATGTCGGGATATAACAAGGTTGTTAAAACGCCGCTGTATAAGATACCAGTACCGGCTAATGCCAGCGTAATCGTGGAAGGGGTCTTGACAAGGGAACTCGCCGATGAAGGACCTTTCACAGATATATTGATGCTCCTGGATGGTAAGAGGCCTCAGCCGGTTTTTAAGCCATCAGGATTCTACGTTAATAAGCATCAAACACCCCTGTTCCACGCAATAATCCCTGGCTTATGGGAGCACCAATTCTTGATGGGCTTCCCCAGGGAGCCGTTAATATTTCAAGAGGTCAGGAAGGTGGCGCCAGGAGTTGTAAAGGTTCGACTAACCGAGGGCGGGAGCGGTTGGCTACACGTCGCTATATCGTTGAAACAAAGCTCTCCAGGTGAGGCGAAGCTAGCGGGGCTAGCTGCGATAACCGCCCATCCCAGCGTTAAACACGTATTTGTCGTTGACGAGGATATCGACGTTGACAACCCGTTAGAAATAGAGTGGGCGTTGGCGACAAGGCTGAAAGGTAGCGAGGACATTATAATATTAAAGGATATCAGGGGCAGTACTCTAGAGCCAAGGAGCAAGGAGGGAATTGGAGATAAGGTCATTTTCCTCGCCGTGAAACCTTTCAATGAGCCATGGGATAAGTACAGGAGGGTTGTTATCGAGTAA
- a CDS encoding 50S ribosomal protein L44e produces MRIPKVITTYCPKCRTHTDHSVAIYKHGKRRSLAEGERRYARKKKGYGSKRKPEQKRFAKVTKKTVLKLKCTKCGYTFHTEGIRLKKAELVEVGK; encoded by the coding sequence ATGAGGATACCGAAGGTAATAACGACATACTGCCCCAAATGTAGGACGCACACTGATCATTCAGTAGCGATCTATAAGCATGGGAAAAGAAGAAGCCTTGCAGAAGGAGAGAGAAGGTATGCTAGGAAGAAGAAAGGGTATGGTTCGAAAAGAAAGCCTGAGCAGAAGCGTTTCGCCAAGGTAACCAAAAAAACCGTGTTAAAGCTTAAATGCACCAAGTGCGGATACACATTCCATACCGAAGGGATAAGGTTGAAGAAGGCTGAACTGGTAGAGGTGGGTAAGTAG
- a CDS encoding RAD55 family ATPase encodes MGIGIRSRQLRIYELVLKSPTCLFYGVAGAGKTNILLTLTRDLCKKDRPCLYVSTEETLHYEKVGKQVEDYAYTLFTEVYSLDKLLELVFHTSYMNFQTLVVDSINSLYRAVAYEESSLAKFTFLMGFLRNMSELKGLKILASAQVRAGEEDVEASGMSLLDYYFDTIFQVGFEENKRFVKLVKPRYKATPINYFEINEKGVVWM; translated from the coding sequence TTGGGGATCGGGATAAGGAGCAGGCAATTAAGAATTTACGAGTTGGTTTTGAAATCACCGACGTGCTTATTCTACGGTGTGGCGGGAGCTGGTAAAACAAACATCTTGCTGACCTTGACAAGAGATTTATGCAAGAAGGATAGACCCTGCCTTTACGTCTCCACGGAGGAAACACTTCATTATGAAAAAGTAGGTAAGCAGGTTGAAGACTATGCTTACACGTTGTTCACAGAGGTTTACAGTCTTGACAAGCTCCTGGAATTAGTCTTCCATACCAGCTACATGAATTTTCAAACCCTAGTTGTAGATAGTATTAATTCTCTCTACAGAGCAGTCGCATACGAGGAATCATCCTTGGCTAAATTCACCTTTCTAATGGGGTTTTTAAGAAACATGAGCGAGCTGAAAGGTCTTAAGATATTGGCATCAGCTCAGGTTCGGGCAGGCGAGGAGGATGTTGAAGCTTCTGGTATGAGCCTCTTAGACTACTACTTTGACACTATTTTTCAAGTAGGATTTGAAGAAAATAAGAGGTTTGTTAAACTGGTTAAGCCGAGATATAAGGCAACTCCTATTAATTATTTTGAGATAAATGAGAAAGGAGTAGTGTGGATGTAG
- a CDS encoding aconitase X swivel domain-containing protein yields MSLEWRIKRVVDGDCSGRPVLINQYLSFFGEVDPVKGVVRTDTGEVEIAGKVLVFKGSRGSTVGSYVIYALRKNNVNPCCMIVKEVEPILIAGCVLAGIPLFIAEDFEKFSTILSNEKLITHRAGDDHVTIE; encoded by the coding sequence GTGAGCCTGGAGTGGAGGATTAAACGAGTGGTTGACGGAGACTGCTCTGGGAGACCTGTTTTAATAAACCAGTACTTGAGCTTCTTCGGTGAGGTAGACCCTGTTAAAGGAGTTGTCAGAACAGACACGGGCGAGGTTGAAATAGCAGGGAAAGTTCTTGTCTTCAAGGGTTCACGCGGAAGTACCGTGGGCTCGTATGTCATATATGCTTTAAGAAAGAACAACGTTAACCCTTGTTGCATGATCGTCAAGGAAGTGGAGCCCATTTTAATAGCTGGATGCGTTTTAGCTGGAATCCCCTTATTCATCGCCGAGGATTTCGAGAAGTTTTCAACAATATTATCTAATGAGAAGCTTATTACTCATAGGGCAGGGGATGATCATGTCACAATCGAATAG
- a CDS encoding Sjogren's syndrome/scleroderma autoantigen 1 family protein: MSERKDYTRIMAEYLKAGATMLSLTCPVEGCGLPLFKLRTGEIVCAAHGKVLLVKSDEEVKEIRERITMISVLDKLEEKTLNIIREQSEGEDVDPREIIGWLEVLERIRRLKEMSREKQSPSKPS; the protein is encoded by the coding sequence ATGAGCGAAAGGAAAGACTATACTAGGATAATGGCAGAGTACTTGAAAGCAGGTGCTACAATGTTATCGCTAACATGCCCTGTTGAAGGGTGTGGCCTACCCTTGTTTAAGCTTAGAACCGGGGAAATTGTTTGCGCAGCACACGGGAAAGTCCTCTTGGTCAAGAGCGATGAGGAAGTCAAGGAGATAAGGGAGAGAATTACGATGATAAGTGTTCTCGACAAGCTCGAGGAGAAGACGCTCAATATTATAAGGGAGCAGAGTGAGGGTGAGGATGTAGATCCCCGGGAGATAATAGGCTGGCTTGAGGTTTTGGAGAGAATTAGAAGACTAAAGGAAATGAGCCGAGAGAAGCAGTCACCATCGAAGCCCTCTTGA
- a CDS encoding 30S ribosomal protein S27e, with protein MRKRKLLIPQPRSRFYKVICKTCGAENVVFSHASFPTRCKVCGTQLVKPTGGRALVLKDKSEIVAELG; from the coding sequence ATGAGGAAGAGAAAATTACTCATACCGCAACCTCGAAGCAGATTCTACAAGGTAATATGCAAGACCTGTGGCGCTGAAAACGTAGTTTTCAGCCATGCCTCATTCCCAACGAGATGCAAGGTCTGTGGAACACAGCTTGTAAAACCCACGGGTGGAAGAGCCCTAGTGCTGAAAGATAAATCGGAAATTGTTGCGGAACTAGGTTAA
- a CDS encoding CTP synthase, whose amino-acid sequence MTKYVFITGGVLSGLGKGITTASIGLLLKDAGYSVTAVKIDPYLNVDAGTMNPYMHGEVFVTYDGGETDLDLGHYERFLNTDLSKTNNITSGQIYFSVLEKERRGDYLGQCVQVIPHITNEIKERIRRITRDSGSEIVLVEVGGTVGDIEGLPFLEAIRQLRVEEGVANTMFIHVALAPVLPSGEVKTKPVQHSIQELRRIGIQPDAIIVRSLAYLDDEAKYKIALYSNLPLNAVFSSPDVDFIYKVPIILHQQGVADYTLNRLGLSKKREIRLEEWREFIKNYEESTKPVKIALVGKYTKVRDSYISIVEALRHAAVWERVRLVLNWYEATEIEQGLRKPDDVLENDGAVLLPGFGRRGSEGKIKTIKLLRENGKPVLGICFGMQLMVVEAARNVLGLTGANSTELDPATPYPVIDLLPSQRNISGMGGTLRLGDKKIIIVKGTKAWEVYNAPEVYERHRHRYGVNPRYIEVLEKAGLKVSGWSEEGFVEMIELADSKIFYFGTQAHPEFKSRPLRPSPVYKYFVKQVVRGTG is encoded by the coding sequence ATGACTAAGTATGTTTTCATAACGGGTGGCGTTCTCTCAGGTCTAGGAAAAGGAATAACCACAGCCTCCATAGGCTTATTACTCAAGGACGCCGGATACAGTGTTACTGCTGTGAAAATAGATCCATACCTGAACGTTGACGCCGGGACAATGAACCCGTACATGCATGGAGAGGTGTTCGTAACCTATGATGGCGGTGAAACAGATCTCGACCTAGGACATTACGAGCGCTTCCTCAACACAGATCTGTCGAAAACCAATAACATAACATCTGGGCAGATATATTTTAGCGTTCTGGAAAAGGAGAGAAGGGGGGACTACCTAGGTCAGTGTGTCCAGGTTATTCCTCATATAACTAACGAGATTAAGGAGAGAATAAGGAGAATAACTAGGGACTCAGGCTCTGAAATAGTCCTGGTTGAGGTAGGTGGCACTGTGGGGGACATTGAAGGTCTCCCCTTCCTTGAAGCTATTAGACAGCTACGTGTAGAAGAAGGAGTAGCCAATACTATGTTCATTCACGTAGCTCTGGCCCCAGTTCTGCCAAGCGGGGAGGTTAAAACAAAGCCTGTTCAGCACAGTATTCAAGAATTAAGAAGAATAGGTATTCAGCCTGACGCTATAATAGTTAGATCCTTAGCCTACCTAGATGATGAAGCGAAGTACAAGATAGCTCTCTACAGTAACCTGCCTTTGAACGCTGTGTTCAGCAGTCCCGATGTCGATTTCATTTACAAGGTTCCCATAATACTTCACCAACAAGGTGTTGCAGACTATACTCTCAACAGGCTTGGATTATCCAAGAAGAGAGAAATTAGGCTTGAAGAGTGGAGAGAGTTCATTAAAAACTATGAGGAATCAACCAAACCGGTGAAAATAGCTCTTGTTGGAAAATACACCAAGGTTCGAGACAGCTACATAAGTATTGTCGAGGCCCTAAGACATGCTGCTGTATGGGAGAGGGTTAGGCTGGTTCTAAACTGGTATGAGGCAACCGAGATCGAGCAGGGCTTACGAAAGCCTGATGATGTATTAGAGAACGATGGAGCCGTCCTACTACCAGGGTTTGGGAGAAGAGGGAGTGAGGGTAAAATAAAAACGATAAAACTACTTCGGGAAAACGGGAAGCCGGTTCTCGGTATCTGCTTCGGGATGCAGCTGATGGTTGTGGAGGCGGCCCGCAACGTCCTAGGCTTAACAGGAGCTAACAGTACAGAGCTGGATCCAGCGACACCATACCCCGTCATAGACTTGCTTCCAAGCCAGAGGAACATATCGGGAATGGGAGGAACCCTCAGGCTGGGCGATAAGAAGATAATAATTGTGAAGGGTACGAAGGCGTGGGAGGTTTATAACGCGCCTGAAGTCTATGAGAGACACAGACATAGATACGGGGTAAACCCGAGGTATATCGAGGTTTTGGAGAAGGCGGGTTTGAAAGTCAGCGGCTGGAGCGAGGAAGGCTTTGTAGAGATGATCGAGCTTGCGGATTCCAAAATATTCTACTTCGGCACCCAGGCACACCCCGAGTTTAAAAGCAGACCCCTCAGGCCCAGTCCAGTTTACAAGTACTTTGTTAAACAGGTGGTTCGAGGCACCGGTTAA
- a CDS encoding aconitase X catalytic domain-containing protein, with protein MYLTPFQERMLKGEFGWVYAKALEIIVKVGEALGSDRLVEISHAHVSGVSYSNIGEPGLDFLRDFYREMPRFRVYTTINPGCVDYGMLSQVIDNKYLGKQALIDEALVGMGAKPVFTCIPYYHRPPLPGEHLAWGESSAVIFANSYFGAMTNREGGPLALASALTGFTYYHGLHELENRVARVLIKISPLIYNKPLSLAGLWIGENVRKVPMLEIKEKPLYEIKALLAAMAASGSHALAVLDGITPKGTYKTSIEETITLEFSDVEKYIGETPGTSETVLGYVGCPHTHPEELVILRRLLEKYREPKRGRLLVTMPPEIASTYSSIVRLLLSRKVDIALGTCPVVSVLRKKYDLMLTNSGKAFFYMRKIHGLKVGIASLKEIVESIYT; from the coding sequence ATGTATCTTACCCCTTTCCAGGAAAGGATGCTTAAGGGAGAGTTTGGATGGGTCTACGCGAAAGCGCTTGAGATAATTGTGAAGGTGGGCGAAGCCCTGGGTTCTGATAGACTTGTGGAAATCTCCCATGCACATGTCTCCGGCGTCTCATACTCAAATATAGGCGAACCTGGACTAGATTTTCTAAGAGACTTCTACAGAGAGATGCCTAGATTCCGGGTGTACACTACGATAAACCCCGGTTGTGTGGACTATGGAATGCTATCCCAGGTAATCGACAACAAGTATCTTGGTAAGCAAGCATTAATAGATGAAGCATTGGTTGGTATGGGCGCTAAACCCGTGTTTACATGCATACCATACTACCACAGACCACCATTGCCGGGCGAGCACCTGGCATGGGGAGAGAGCAGTGCAGTGATCTTTGCGAACTCCTACTTCGGAGCCATGACGAACAGGGAGGGAGGGCCCTTAGCGCTGGCTTCTGCCTTAACCGGGTTCACATATTATCACGGCCTCCACGAGCTTGAAAACAGGGTTGCAAGAGTTTTGATCAAAATCTCGCCCTTAATCTATAACAAACCTTTATCTCTAGCCGGCTTATGGATTGGGGAGAACGTTAGGAAAGTCCCTATGCTAGAGATTAAGGAAAAGCCTTTATACGAGATAAAAGCTTTGCTAGCCGCAATGGCGGCATCCGGGTCCCACGCACTGGCAGTGTTAGATGGTATCACTCCTAAAGGAACCTATAAGACAAGTATTGAAGAGACCATTACGTTGGAGTTTAGCGATGTGGAGAAATATATTGGTGAAACCCCTGGTACAAGTGAAACTGTTCTAGGGTACGTGGGATGTCCTCACACACACCCAGAGGAGCTTGTCATTCTCAGGCGCTTACTTGAAAAATATCGTGAACCTAAGAGAGGTAGGCTTCTCGTCACAATGCCCCCAGAGATTGCTTCGACTTATTCCTCGATCGTGAGACTGCTATTATCGCGGAAAGTTGACATAGCCTTGGGGACCTGCCCAGTTGTATCGGTATTGAGGAAGAAGTATGATTTAATGTTGACGAACAGCGGTAAGGCGTTTTTCTACATGAGAAAGATCCATGGTCTTAAAGTAGGCATTGCAAGCTTAAAAGAGATAGTTGAAAGCATCTACACCTAG
- a CDS encoding CDP-archaeol synthase translates to MIEEYAYWLVKFYIPVMVANGAPVLVKGTLRIDFGRDFIDKRPLLGSNKTWEGLLVGVSYAFIASSLISIVFDNPFYIIGGFAGFFGLLGDLAGAFLKRRLGIKPGDPLPVIDQLDFVAFSTLFYLLIGVEEFVENPSYIVLTFILILFLHVATNNLSYYMGLKDKRW, encoded by the coding sequence ATGATAGAGGAATATGCTTATTGGCTGGTGAAATTCTACATACCAGTAATGGTTGCTAACGGCGCTCCAGTACTAGTTAAAGGCACGCTTCGAATAGATTTTGGGCGGGACTTTATCGACAAGAGACCTTTACTTGGATCTAACAAGACGTGGGAGGGTTTGCTTGTGGGTGTTTCATACGCTTTCATAGCGAGTTCACTGATTTCTATTGTTTTCGACAACCCCTTCTATATTATTGGGGGGTTTGCCGGATTCTTCGGCCTCTTAGGGGATTTGGCAGGGGCCTTCCTCAAGAGAAGGCTGGGGATCAAGCCCGGTGATCCTCTACCGGTAATTGACCAACTTGACTTCGTGGCGTTTTCCACGCTTTTCTACCTTCTAATAGGTGTTGAGGAGTTCGTGGAAAACCCAAGTTATATCGTCTTAACCTTCATACTCATATTATTCCTCCATGTTGCCACGAATAATCTGTCGTATTACATGGGTTTGAAAGATAAGAGATGGTAA
- the tmk gene encoding dTMP kinase has translation MSQSNRGFFIVLEGIDGAGKTTLAKMLIDKFKSKGLDAIYTYEPTDSLIVKAVKGDYSPYRDAYIDALAFALDRLIHVKKLILPMLGKGVTVISDRYFYSSIAYQSAMGAPYEWVAEVNKYALRPDLAIYLDIPPEVAIDRRKGLPSRFPEFEEREFLEKVRQYYKRMVSEGLLVEVDATRKLQTVYSEVIEKIRSLLGSDII, from the coding sequence ATGTCACAATCGAATAGAGGGTTTTTCATAGTATTGGAGGGAATTGACGGTGCGGGAAAAACCACGTTAGCGAAAATGCTGATAGATAAGTTTAAGTCGAAAGGATTAGACGCCATATATACTTATGAACCAACAGACTCCTTGATAGTTAAAGCCGTTAAAGGGGATTACTCGCCTTATAGGGATGCTTACATTGATGCACTGGCTTTTGCCCTGGACCGGCTCATCCATGTGAAAAAGTTGATACTGCCGATGCTCGGGAAAGGGGTTACCGTCATATCAGACAGATACTTCTACAGTAGCATAGCCTATCAGTCAGCAATGGGTGCCCCTTACGAATGGGTGGCTGAGGTGAACAAGTATGCTCTAAGACCAGACCTAGCAATATATCTCGACATACCTCCCGAGGTCGCCATAGATAGGAGAAAGGGTCTTCCATCAAGATTCCCCGAGTTCGAGGAGAGAGAGTTTCTCGAAAAGGTTAGACAGTACTATAAGAGAATGGTTTCCGAGGGACTACTAGTAGAGGTTGACGCGACAAGAAAGCTTCAAACAGTCTACTCAGAAGTTATCGAGAAGATTAGATCGTTACTAGGGAGCGATATAATCTAG
- a CDS encoding Clp1/GlmU family protein — MTPVVNVSKESSLKVYGPMNIHVKKGMIDVLGKIFAENSRVIVHKTKTYIIRALEDSELDMLMGEEASYQPLDEDDPYPVKYALGQEIASNPGGLIVLVGGTDSGKSSFATLLSNLVLRKSGSPVIIDGDVGQSNLGPPGFVSAGRVTEPVLWAGEVKPEKLRFIGDVKPHGNIWKIISSVKELAAEFIKAGSTHIIVDTDGWIRDEKGLRYKVSLISTLNPNYIVVFGTELSPYFRKFSSQGVKVFEFKISSTRKVRSREERRILRSMKYREYLYEAPIVKLGFENLIINGLPILEGIPVELSHVDKFIEGKVTYASLLPDKLCLAGTIRRVEEDGLKKEFGVAKISVFEPGAEKNLYAAVSNGDFEYPALIDKIDFQGRKIIIKTRFTDKINEIKVSTIRLRDDFTEEFLEVFP; from the coding sequence ATGACGCCGGTCGTAAATGTTTCAAAAGAGAGTAGCTTAAAGGTTTACGGCCCCATGAATATCCATGTTAAGAAAGGCATGATAGATGTTCTCGGGAAGATATTCGCCGAGAACTCGAGAGTAATAGTTCACAAAACTAAAACTTACATAATACGAGCGCTCGAGGATTCAGAACTTGATATGTTAATGGGTGAAGAAGCCTCTTATCAGCCTCTAGATGAGGATGACCCATACCCCGTCAAGTATGCTCTCGGTCAGGAAATAGCCTCAAATCCCGGCGGACTAATAGTATTGGTGGGCGGTACTGATAGTGGCAAATCATCCTTCGCAACCCTACTCTCAAACCTTGTCTTGCGGAAAAGCGGATCCCCCGTGATAATTGATGGCGACGTAGGCCAGTCCAATCTCGGTCCCCCTGGTTTCGTGTCTGCTGGGAGAGTAACAGAGCCGGTGTTATGGGCGGGAGAGGTCAAGCCCGAAAAGCTACGGTTCATCGGAGACGTGAAGCCTCATGGAAATATTTGGAAGATAATTAGTAGTGTCAAAGAACTAGCGGCCGAGTTCATTAAAGCCGGGAGCACCCACATTATCGTGGATACCGACGGCTGGATTAGGGATGAAAAAGGGCTGAGATATAAGGTTTCACTTATTTCCACTCTAAATCCCAACTACATAGTTGTGTTCGGGACCGAGCTCTCACCATACTTCAGAAAGTTCAGCTCTCAAGGCGTGAAAGTGTTCGAGTTCAAAATATCTTCTACGAGAAAGGTTAGGAGCAGGGAAGAGCGAAGAATTCTTAGAAGCATGAAGTATAGAGAATATCTTTACGAGGCGCCTATAGTTAAACTTGGTTTTGAAAACCTCATCATCAATGGTCTTCCAATATTAGAAGGTATTCCAGTAGAGCTTTCCCACGTGGATAAATTCATTGAAGGAAAGGTCACTTATGCCTCACTCCTTCCGGACAAGCTCTGCTTAGCCGGCACAATAAGAAGGGTTGAAGAGGATGGGTTGAAGAAGGAGTTTGGAGTGGCTAAAATATCTGTTTTCGAGCCTGGCGCTGAGAAGAATTTATATGCAGCCGTTTCCAACGGTGATTTTGAGTACCCTGCTTTGATAGATAAAATTGATTTTCAGGGGAGAAAGATAATTATTAAAACAAGGTTCACAGATAAAATTAACGAAATAAAGGTTTCAACGATAAGACTCAGAGATGATTTCACCGAGGAGTTTTTGGAGGTGTTTCCTTGA